One window from the genome of Haladaptatus paucihalophilus DX253 encodes:
- the cheA gene encoding chemotaxis protein CheA — translation MDEYIQDFIRESEENITELNNSLLELENDPNDAEAMDSIFRTAHTLKGNFAAMGFQNGSNLAHAIEDLLDEIRQGRMDVTPEIMDHVFAGVDKIELILAEIEEHGESKTDPSATIEDIRNTLETANEAPDDDETDDETATETTAAEAALSRLDDPSALADVDVVFHADVEMRDSQMKGVDAMFVLGEVTEQLELLGAVPSVEAINDGDYDDGFDLFVTGGDEEKANEVVNGVGKVEAATISDVTDDIPDAISEADGADDADETADSVSESTSDPDSADDSDASDGSNESDASNESDASSEADTSTTKTQVDEIQSIRVGVDQLDDLHGLVEQLVTSRIKLRRSVEQGELGSASDNLDELDKITTSLQDTVMDMRLVPLKKIVDKFPRLVRDLARTQEKEIDFEMEGKSIELDRTILNEISDPLMHLLRNAVDHGIETPDEREANGKPRTGTVHLRGKRERDRVTIEVSDDGAGIDADAVRTKAVSKGIMSRQEADELSDEEVYELIFHAGFSTTDEITDVSGRGVGMDVVRNTIKRLDGDISVESELGDGTTISLSLPVTVAIVKVLFVESGEEEYGIPIKNVDEIRRMGEVQHIEGEEVITHDDTVYPLIRLGRALDVPGETKNGDGMLVRVNESERQVAIHCDAVSRQEEVVVKPFEGILSGIPGLSGAAVLGEGDVVTILDVESL, via the coding sequence ATGGATGAATACATACAGGACTTCATTCGTGAAAGCGAAGAGAACATAACGGAACTGAACAACTCGCTGCTCGAACTGGAGAACGACCCGAACGACGCGGAAGCGATGGATTCCATCTTCCGGACGGCGCACACGCTGAAAGGGAACTTCGCGGCGATGGGATTCCAGAACGGAAGCAACCTCGCACACGCCATCGAGGACCTGTTGGACGAGATTCGACAGGGGCGGATGGACGTCACGCCGGAGATAATGGACCACGTGTTCGCTGGCGTGGACAAAATCGAGCTGATACTCGCCGAAATCGAAGAGCACGGCGAGTCGAAAACCGACCCGAGCGCGACCATCGAGGACATCCGAAACACGTTGGAAACGGCAAACGAAGCGCCGGACGACGACGAGACGGACGACGAAACGGCGACCGAGACGACGGCCGCCGAAGCGGCGCTCTCGCGGCTCGACGACCCCTCGGCGCTCGCAGACGTGGACGTCGTGTTCCACGCCGACGTGGAGATGCGCGACTCGCAGATGAAAGGCGTCGACGCGATGTTCGTGCTCGGCGAGGTGACGGAGCAACTCGAGCTCCTCGGTGCGGTGCCGTCCGTCGAAGCCATCAACGACGGAGACTACGACGACGGCTTCGACCTGTTCGTCACGGGTGGCGACGAGGAGAAAGCTAACGAAGTCGTCAACGGCGTCGGAAAGGTGGAAGCCGCCACCATCTCGGACGTGACCGACGACATCCCGGATGCGATTTCCGAGGCGGACGGAGCGGACGACGCCGATGAAACGGCGGATTCGGTCAGCGAATCCACGTCGGACCCCGACTCTGCCGACGATTCGGATGCGTCGGACGGTTCGAACGAATCTGATGCATCGAACGAATCCGACGCGTCCTCGGAAGCGGATACATCGACCACCAAAACGCAAGTGGACGAAATCCAGTCGATTCGCGTCGGCGTAGACCAGTTGGACGACCTCCACGGGTTGGTCGAACAACTCGTCACCAGTCGCATCAAACTCCGTCGATCGGTCGAACAGGGCGAACTCGGGAGCGCCTCGGACAATCTGGACGAACTCGACAAGATAACGACCAGCCTGCAGGATACGGTCATGGACATGCGGCTCGTGCCGCTCAAGAAAATCGTGGACAAGTTCCCGCGGTTGGTCCGGGACCTCGCACGCACGCAGGAGAAGGAGATCGACTTCGAGATGGAGGGGAAGAGCATCGAACTCGACCGCACCATCCTGAACGAGATCAGCGACCCGCTCATGCACCTGCTTCGCAACGCGGTCGACCACGGCATCGAGACGCCGGACGAGCGTGAAGCGAACGGAAAGCCGCGGACCGGGACGGTTCATCTGCGCGGTAAACGGGAGCGCGACCGCGTTACCATCGAAGTGTCGGACGACGGCGCCGGTATCGACGCGGATGCCGTCCGAACGAAGGCGGTGAGCAAGGGTATCATGTCGCGCCAAGAAGCCGACGAGCTCTCGGACGAGGAGGTGTACGAACTCATCTTCCACGCCGGATTCTCGACGACCGACGAAATCACCGATGTGAGCGGTCGCGGCGTCGGCATGGACGTGGTGAGAAACACCATCAAACGGCTCGACGGCGACATCAGCGTCGAGAGCGAACTCGGGGACGGCACGACGATAAGCCTCTCGCTCCCCGTTACGGTCGCCATCGTCAAGGTGTTGTTCGTGGAGTCAGGTGAGGAGGAGTACGGAATCCCCATCAAGAACGTGGACGAGATACGGCGGATGGGCGAAGTACAACACATCGAAGGCGAGGAGGTCATCACCCACGACGATACGGTATATCCGCTCATTCGACTCGGGCGGGCGCTCGACGTTCCCGGCGAGACCAAAAACGGGGACGGCATGCTCGTCCGCGTCAACGAGTCGGAGCGACAGGTGGCGATTCATTGCGATGCGGTGAGCAGACAGGAGGAAGTCGTCGTCAAACCGTTCGAGGGAATCCTGTCCGGCATTCCGGGCCTCTCGGGCGCGGCGGTGCTCGGCGAAGGTGACGTGGTGACCATCCTCGACGTGGAGAGTCTTTAA
- a CDS encoding chemotaxis protein CheC produces MSLQIDIRKLSLFNKMAKQGANTVANHLSQMTGMETEMEITKTNFIDIRDVRAHMGHEKQVGIHIELVEQPYGYILFLFSVGSAKQLAHGMMGGMGEPAKKGFSDMEKSAVQEIGNIMTSGFIDGWANVLQTTIDFSTPKFTYGPASRTVEALVGHRDDDVAMVLDSRVRVPDSNVEVKVYTFPELEDLVRMMRKIEV; encoded by the coding sequence ATGAGCTTGCAGATTGACATTCGGAAGTTGAGCCTGTTCAACAAGATGGCAAAGCAGGGTGCGAACACGGTGGCGAACCATCTCAGTCAGATGACGGGGATGGAGACGGAGATGGAGATAACGAAGACGAACTTCATCGACATCCGCGACGTTCGCGCCCACATGGGCCACGAGAAACAGGTCGGCATCCACATCGAACTGGTCGAACAGCCCTACGGCTACATCCTGTTTCTCTTCTCCGTGGGAAGCGCAAAACAGCTTGCACACGGCATGATGGGAGGAATGGGAGAACCCGCGAAGAAGGGGTTCAGCGACATGGAGAAGTCCGCCGTTCAGGAGATCGGCAACATCATGACCAGCGGATTTATCGACGGGTGGGCGAACGTTCTCCAGACGACTATCGACTTTTCGACGCCGAAGTTCACCTACGGCCCGGCCAGCCGCACGGTCGAGGCGCTCGTCGGGCACCGCGACGACGACGTGGCGATGGTGCTCGACTCGCGTGTCCGAGTTCCCGACTCGAACGTCGAGGTGAAGGTGTACACGTTCCCCGAACTGGAGGACTTGGTTCGGATGATGCGGAAGATAGAGGTCTGA